The DNA window CACGCACGACGACGCGCTCGCCGAGTTCCGCGACCATGCGCAGTCGCGGTCGTTCCCGACGACCTTCGTGGCGGTCGCGGGGACGCAGCTTCTGGGCTCGGCGAGCTTGATCGCGCGGGATCTGCCGGAGGAGGACCTGCCGGGGTTCGGCGCGGTGACGCCCTGGCTGGCGAGTGTGCTGGTGCTGCCGGGATGGCGTGGTCAGGGGATCGGGGGCGCGCTGGTGGAGGCGGTGGTGGCGCACGCGCGAGGGCTCGGCGTGCCGCGGCTCCACCTCTTCACGGAGGGTCAGGAGGCGTTCTATCTCCGTTCGGGGTGGTCCGAACTCCACCGCTTCACGCTGCGAGGTGCGCCGGCGACGGTGATGGTACGGGAGCTTCTGCCGGTGTCGGAGGCGTCCTGAAGGTCGGGAGGCGTACCGAGCGTCCTGGAGCAGGAGCGGGCACGACGCCCGGATCCCTGTAGACGCCCTGGCGGATGGAGTAATCTCGGGAGATGCTGTCGTGTCGCCGTTCGGCGACCGCAGCCCGGCTTGCAACGCTTCCCTTCCTCGTTCTCCGTTCGCCGACAGGAGTCGACCCATGGACCGCACGCTTCGCTTCCGTCAGCTGCTCACGTCCCGCCTCTTTCAGGTCGCGGGGGCTGCGGCCTTCGCCACGCCGGCCGGCGTGGCCTTGAGCTGCGGGGGGAACGTGGTGGTCGATCCGGTGGACGGGGCTGGAGGCGCCGGCAGCGTCACGTCGACCACATCGCTCACGACGGCGATCACGACGGGCGTGACGACCTCGGTGGGTCCGACGGTCAGCGTGACGACGACGACGACGAGTTCGGGAGGAGACCCCACGTACGCATGCTTCCCGTGGCTCGGTGACGCGGAGTGCCCCTCGGGCGGCAACGCCCTGTCCTACGTCTCGCAGTTCGATTGCGCAGCGCCTCACTACGCCTTCACGACTGCCGTCCTCGATGGGCCTTTCCCCGAGCTGGACCAGTGCTGCTACGTGGTGCAGCAGGACATCTGCGGGGTCGGGAGGCCGTTCCTCGTGAACGGCGCACCGATGGCCGCGACGGCGCGAGGTCGCGCCGAAGGAGGAGGAGCGGGGAGCTGGAGCGCCGGGGGCCTGTCGCCAGAGGTGGAAGGGCTCGACGCCGAGGAACGCGAGATCCTGGCGCGAGCGTGGGCGCAGGACGGGCTCCTGGAGCACGCATCGGTGGCAGCGTTCGCGCGCTTCGCGCTGGAGCTGCTCGCGGCAGGAGCGCCAGCAGCCCTCGTGGAGGCGGCGCACCGCGCGGCGCTGGACGAGGTGCGGCACGCTCGCCTGTGTCTGTCGATGGCAGCGACGTACCGGGGAGGCCCGGTGGAGCCAGGGCCGCTGCCGTGTGGTGGGTCGGTGTCGATCGGTCCAGACCTGGCCGCGTTCGCAGCCGACACGGCGCGAGAAGGGTGCGTGGGGGAGACGGTCGCCGCCATCCTGGCCGCCGAGCAGCTCTCGCGCGCGACCGATCCGGCGGTGCGCAAGGCGCTGTTCGGGATCGCAGAGGATGAAGCGCGGCACGCGGAGCTGGCATTCAGGGCCGTGGCCTGGGCCCTGCGGGTGGGTGGAGACGACGTCCGCGCCGCGGTGGCCGAGGTGTTCGACCAGGCGGCTCGGGACGGCGTCAAGGCGGGCGGCGTGAACGAAGACCCTCGTGGGGTGCTCGAATCCCACGGGCGTCTCACCGTCGGCGCGGCACGAGAGGCCGCAGCGCGGGCGCTGCACGAGGTGGTGCTTCCCTCGGCGCGCGCCTTGCTCGCCTGACCGATCGCTCGAACGTGTGCTGGCGCTCGGAGCAGCTCCGCTGACAGAGAGAGAGCGTGGCTGCTACACCTGAGGTGTGAAGGCGATCGACACCCGTGAAGCACGCCTCCGCCTCGACACGTACATCGAGGAGCTTGCGCGCCGGCCTCATCCCGTACGGATCGTGCGCAAAGGTGGATGCTGGCATCAGCGCTGCGCCGCGGCGGGACTCAAGCTGGTCACATTCGGAGGGCAGCGGACGTACCTCACGCACTACGTGACCACGCTCGGACGCACCATTTACGTACCCGACGACTTCGACACGTGGTCGCCGACCAGGGCGTGGCAGATCCTGCGGCACGAGCTGGTTCACGTGGCACAATTCGAGCGGTACGGGTGGGGGTTGATGATCCTGCTCTACGGGGTGCTGCCACTGCCCCTGGGGCTCTCCTGGTTTCGCGCACGCTTCGAGATGGAGGCCTACGCGGAGACGCTGCGCGCCGTCGCAGAAAGCGAGGGGATGGATGTCGCGAGGAGCATCGAGCTGCGAGAGGAAATCGTGCGCCGCTTCACCGGGCCGGATTACGCGTGGATGTGGCCCTTTCCCGGGATGGTGCGGCGCTGGATTGCAGAAGCGCTCGCACGTATCGAGCGAGAAGGCGTGGCCGTGAAGGCGGAACCCTCCGCGTGACGTGGCTCCGCGTCAGCGTGGAAGACTCACCAAGCTGGCGCAGGTAACGCATGGGACAGGGTATATCGGCAGAGGATCCGGGGGATGTGCCGGGCGTGATAAGGTCCGAGGCACGAATGCATCGATCCGACGCGCGACGCCCCTCGACGGACGACGCTCCGGCGAGGCTCGGGCCGTACCGGCTGATCGCGCCGCTCGGTCGCGGAGGCATGGGCGTCGTCTATCGCGCGGAGCACGAGGAGACGAAAGAGCAGGTCGCGCTGAAGACGGTCGGCGTCACCGATCCGAACCTGCTGTCGAGCATCCGGCGCGAGATCCACGCGCTGCGGCGGGTGGATCATCCCGGCGTGGTGCGCGTCGTGGGCGAAGGCGTGGAGGCAGGGCTGCCGTGGTACGCGATGGAGCTGCTCGAGGGGCGCACGCTGCGCGATCACAACCTCGAGCGCTGGCGCAACCACACGACCATCGAAGCGCTCCCCTCGGGCGCGCTGCGCAGGTTCCCCGACGAGGAGACGCAGGTCGCGCTGACGGGGGAGGCGGCGCCCGAGGGAGGACCTCCCGTGGAGGGTCAGCCCGCGCACGTGGACAGCGGAGGACACGATGAGGGGCGCCCCGTCGAGGGAGGGCGGCGCCTCGATGACGGTGGGCTCGACGACGCGACACGGACGGGGCCGATGCTCGGGCCGACGCGCGGCAACCTGCCAGCGCCACGAGGGATCCCGCTCCCGCGGGTGCCCTCGGAGAGGGTGGAACGATCGCCAGGGCCGACGCCCCCCACGCGGGTGCTCCCGGCGGCGCCCTCCACCGCAGCGTCCGGCGGGGTGCGGCCCGAGACCACGGGTGGCGGTGAAGGGATGCCTCCGCGGACGTTCCGGTACGCCGGTGGCGGCGAGCTGCCCCGCGCGCTTTCGCTGTTCCGGGCCATGTGCCGACCCCTGGCGTACATCCACGGGCTCGGGCTGGTACACCGTGACCTGAAGCCGGAGAACGTGTTCATTCGCGGCGACGGTACGCCGGTGCTGGTGGACTTCGGGCTGGCGGTGAAGCTCGAAGGGAGCAAAGGCCGCGGGGAGCTGGAGCTCCAGTTCGGGGGCAAGCCGATGGGGAGCCCCTCCTACATGGCGCCCGAGCAGATCCGCGGCGACCTGGTGGACGCGCGCGCCGATCTCTACGCCGTGGGGTGCATGCTCTACGAGGCGGTGACGGGGACCGTCCCGTTCACCGCGGCGAACAGCGCGCTCGTCCTGTCGATGCACCTCTACGCCGCGCCGCTCGCGGCTTCGAGCCTGGTGGAGGGTGTGCCTCCAGCACTCGACGCGCTGCTCCAGCGCTTGCTGCAGAAGCGGGCCGAAGACCGGATCGGGTACGCCGACGATCTGGCGATGGCGCTGGCCGAGCTCGGCGCCGTCGACATGAGCCCCGCCGTGTGCCCGGCGTGGTATCGCGCGCCGAAGCCTCAGCCCTACCTCTATCGCCCAGGGCTCGCTGGTCGTGGAGACGCGCTGCGCCAGCTCTATACCCGGCTCGCGCGGCTGCAGGAGGGCCAGGGAGGGCTCGTCTTCCTGGCCGGAGAGAGCGGGATCGGCAAGACGCGCCTGGCCATGGAGACCGCGACGGAGGCGGCGCGTCTCGGGGTCAGCGTGGTGACCGGGGAATGCATGGCGGTGTCGGCGGGCGAGGGTGGAGAGCGTGGGGTGAAGGCCGCGCCGCTGCATCCGCTCCGTCATCTGCTGCTCGCGGTGGCCGATCGGTGCAGGGCAGCTGGGTTCGAGGCAACGAGCAACGGCGCGGTCGCGGAGCGGGACCAGGCGAAGGCGGACGCGACGTACGACGCGCTGCTGGGTCCGCGCGGGAGGTTGCTCGCATCCTACGAGCCCGCGCTGGCCCAGCTCGAAGGGCACGAGCGGTATCCAGAGCCGCCCCCCTTGCCCGCAGACGCGGCGAGCTTCCGTCTCCGGAGCGCGGTCGCAGAGACCCTCGCCGCGCTCGCCGCGGAGGGGCCGCTGCTCCTGATCCTGGACGATCTGCAGTGGGCCGACGACAGCTCGCTCGGCGTGCTGGAGCTGCTCGACGCCGCCTTCTTCGCGGAGCACCGCGTGCTGATCCTTTGCACGTACCGCTCCGAGGAAGCCTCCGCCGCGGTGGAGGCGCTGAGCCGCGTCCCCTGGGCGCTGACCTTGTCCATCGGCCGGCTCGATGCACGGGCCGTGTCGCGGATGGTGAGCGACATGCTCGCCATGGACCGCCCTCCGGAGCGGTTCGTGAACTTCTTGCTGCAGCAGTCCGAGGGGAACCCCTTCTTCACCGCCGAGTACCTGCACGCTGCGGTGGAGGAAGGGATGCTGTACCGCGACGGGCTGGGGACGTGGAGGATCCGCAGCGCGAGCACGACGGCGGCGAACACCGGGGCGGAGGCTCCGGGGTCGGGGCGGCTGGGCCGAGGGGACTGGGGGGCGCTCACCCTCCCCGGATCGCTGCGGGCCCTGGTGGCGCGGCGGCTCTCGGGGCTGAGCCCAGGTGCGCTGGCACTCCTGCGGATGGCCAGCGTGCTGGGACGGGAGCTGGAGGAGCTGGTGCTCATCGCCTCCTCCGGCGCCGACGACGTGGAGGCGATGGAGGGGCTGGCGGAGCTGTCCCGGCGGCACGTGCTGGAGACGGCCGAGCCAGGACACCTGCGCTTCGTTCACGACAAGCTGCGCGAGATCGCCTACGCGGAGATCCCGGACCGGGAGCGGTTGAAGCTGCACACCGCCGCGGCCATCGCGCTGGAGGCGCGCTACGCGGCGTCGCCCGATCTCCCGCTCGCGTACCCGCAGCTCGCCCATCATTTCGCGATGGCCGGCGCCGTGGAGAAGGCGCTCGAGTACCTGGAGCGCGCAGGCGATCAGGCGCTCGCCACGGGGGCCTCCGCAGAAGCGCGGGAGCTGTACCGACGGGCCATCGCGCTCGACGATGGTCGCCACGCCAGCGGGCGCGCGGAGAAGCTCCGGAGGGCACGCTGGGAGCGGCGCCTGGGGCAAGCCAACTACAACCTCGGCGATCTCCGGGACGCGGAGCGCCACTGCGTGCAGGCGCTGTCGCTGCTCGAGCGCCCCGTGGCGCGGGTGTTCGAGGCGCAGCAGGCCCCCGGGGACAGCGCGCGGAAGCTCGGTGAGCCCTATGCGTCGAGCGCCGAGACAGTCGCCATCTCGGCGCTGCAGCTCGGGCGGCAGCTCTTGCATCTCGGCGGCGTCCCGATCCACCTGGCCCAGGAAGAGACGGAGCGGGAGCGGCTCGCCGAGGCGGCACTGGCCGCGGAGCTGCTCTCCGAGACGTACCTGTTCCAGAACAAGGCCACGCTGGCGTTCGTGGCCGCGCTGGAGGCGACCAACGCGGCAGCCGGGCTGGGCCCCTCTCCGGCCCTGGCGCGCGGCTATGCGACGCTGAGCGTGGCCTTCGGCTACGTGCCCTGGACCTCGGTGGTGAATGCCTACGCGCAGCGCGCAGAGCAGACCGCGGCGGCGTCACGCGATGGCCAGGCGGGCGCGTTCGTCGCCTTCATGCGCGGCCTCACCGCGCTCGGAGACGGGCGCTGCCAGGAAGCACGCGTGCTCCTGGAGCGCGCCGAGCAAGGCGCCGAGCGAGTCGGCAACCGGCGCCGGCAGGAGGAATGCCTTGCCTTGCTGGGCACGGCAGCCCATTTCGAGGGGGCATGGGCCGAGGCGCTGGCCCGCTTCGCGACGCTCCAGGCGTCGGCCCGACGGAGCAACAATGCTCAGGGACTGGTCTGGGCGAACAGCGGCCGGTCGCAGACGCTCATCGTGCTCGGCGACGGCGAAGAGGCCGCCGAGCTGCTGGAGGAGCTGCTCCTCAGCGCCGAGCAGAGCGGAGACCGCGCCCAGCAGATCACGCTGGGGCAGCTCGCGCTGGCGCACGCGCTCCGGGGGGATCGCGCCGCGGCATTGCAGACGGCCGAGAGGACGCTCGGCCTGATCGAGGTCCAGGGGAAACCGGCTGCATTCCATTGCATCCATGGCTATGCGGCGACCTGCGAAGTCCTCCTTTCGGCATGGGAGCAAGCCAGCTCGCCAGAAGAACGGGCGCGACTCGGGCTCAAAGCGCGGCGAGCCTGCGCCGCTCTACGACAGTATGCGCAGATCTTCCCGGTTGGACGGCCAGATGCGCTCCGGCTCACAGGCGTCTTCGATTGGCTGATGGGGCATCCTCGAAGAGCGCGTCGCGGCTGGCAGCGCTCCGCCGAGGAGGCGACGCGACTGGGACTGCCGATGCACGAGGGGTTCGCGCGGTTCGAAATGCGCCGCCTCCCGGCCGCCGACGCCGAGCGACGCTGGAATCTGGTGCTCGCGGAAGGAATCTTCGAGCGTCTCGGTATCAATCACTGGCGCAGCCAGGTAGAGGCTGCACGCTCTGGATGACGCCTCACACCGCATTTCACGCCTCGGTCCCCTTATTTAGACCTTGAAGCAGAAACCCCGCCCCGATTAGGCTGGTGTAGCTTGGCCACATTGGGCGTGAGCGGTGCTCAGCCGCTCGGTCGCAACATTCGTGGAAGGCGTCACGGCGGGGGATAAAGTTCATTCTCTCGAGGCAATTCGCCTGGTGGGCCATTGCGTGTTCCAGCCATGTGGGTCGTGAACGGTGATTGGAACGGTCGAGAGGGGGATTTTCCATGAGCCCAGCAGGCAGCAGCAGGCTCACGCTCGTGGTTCGTGCCCAGGGCTGGGTGTGTGCGATTCCCGTACGAGCCGTCATTGAGACCATGCGCCCCCTCCCCATCGAGCCCGTACGAGAAGCACCAGCATTCGTGCGGGGGGTCACGGTAATCCGTGGCGAGTCGCTGCCCGTCGTGGACCTCGCCGTCCTGCTCGGCGGTCAATCGACCCAGCAGGGAAACCGATTCGTGACGCTCCGCGTCGGCCCTCGACGGCTCGCGCTCCTCGTCGACGAGGTGATTGGCATCTCCGAGCGGGACGCAGGCGGAGCACAGCCCGCACCGCTCCTCTCCTCGGCACTCGCCGAGCATGTCGAGCGTCTCGGAGCGCTCGACGGTCAGGCTTTCGCAGTGCTCGGCACGGCCCGGCTTCTCTCGGACGTGCCAGGAACCCTCGTCTGATCGGCACGAGGGCGCGCCATGGCGGAAGAAGAGATGCTGGAGCAGATCCGGGAGCTGATCGAGGCGCGCTTCGGGCTCGCGTGCACCGATTGGCAGCAAGCGCTGCTCACGCGCGCGGTCGAACGCTGGCAAAAGGCGGGCGTCACGCCGGGGGCGACACCGCATTCCAGCGCGTCGTCGGAGCAGGTGCAGGCGCTCGTCGCCGAGCTGCTCGTCCGGGAGACCTACTTTTTTCGCGACAAGGCGCAAATCGACGCATTGATCGAGGTGGCGCTGCCGGCCTGCGCGCGGCTCGGCACGCCGGGGCGCCCCTTGCGTCTCCTCTCGGCCGGGTGCGCCTCTGGCGAGGAGCCGTATTCGCTTGCGCTGGCCATTGGCGAGCGGGCAGGACACCTCGCCGATCGTACCTGGATTCATGGATTCGACCTGAGCCGGGTGGCCGTCGAGCACGCGCGCGAGGGGCTCTACGATAGCTGGGCTCTCCGG is part of the Chondromyces crocatus genome and encodes:
- a CDS encoding GNAT family N-acetyltransferase, which codes for MDTGVIDFLANHAHLVEPLAQLHHAEWSGMLPWFTHDDALAEFRDHAQSRSFPTTFVAVAGTQLLGSASLIARDLPEEDLPGFGAVTPWLASVLVLPGWRGQGIGGALVEAVVAHARGLGVPRLHLFTEGQEAFYLRSGWSELHRFTLRGAPATVMVRELLPVSEAS
- a CDS encoding chemotaxis protein CheW: MSPAGSSRLTLVVRAQGWVCAIPVRAVIETMRPLPIEPVREAPAFVRGVTVIRGESLPVVDLAVLLGGQSTQQGNRFVTLRVGPRRLALLVDEVIGISERDAGGAQPAPLLSSALAEHVERLGALDGQAFAVLGTARLLSDVPGTLV
- a CDS encoding serine/threonine-protein kinase PknK, coding for MHRSDARRPSTDDAPARLGPYRLIAPLGRGGMGVVYRAEHEETKEQVALKTVGVTDPNLLSSIRREIHALRRVDHPGVVRVVGEGVEAGLPWYAMELLEGRTLRDHNLERWRNHTTIEALPSGALRRFPDEETQVALTGEAAPEGGPPVEGQPAHVDSGGHDEGRPVEGGRRLDDGGLDDATRTGPMLGPTRGNLPAPRGIPLPRVPSERVERSPGPTPPTRVLPAAPSTAASGGVRPETTGGGEGMPPRTFRYAGGGELPRALSLFRAMCRPLAYIHGLGLVHRDLKPENVFIRGDGTPVLVDFGLAVKLEGSKGRGELELQFGGKPMGSPSYMAPEQIRGDLVDARADLYAVGCMLYEAVTGTVPFTAANSALVLSMHLYAAPLAASSLVEGVPPALDALLQRLLQKRAEDRIGYADDLAMALAELGAVDMSPAVCPAWYRAPKPQPYLYRPGLAGRGDALRQLYTRLARLQEGQGGLVFLAGESGIGKTRLAMETATEAARLGVSVVTGECMAVSAGEGGERGVKAAPLHPLRHLLLAVADRCRAAGFEATSNGAVAERDQAKADATYDALLGPRGRLLASYEPALAQLEGHERYPEPPPLPADAASFRLRSAVAETLAALAAEGPLLLILDDLQWADDSSLGVLELLDAAFFAEHRVLILCTYRSEEASAAVEALSRVPWALTLSIGRLDARAVSRMVSDMLAMDRPPERFVNFLLQQSEGNPFFTAEYLHAAVEEGMLYRDGLGTWRIRSASTTAANTGAEAPGSGRLGRGDWGALTLPGSLRALVARRLSGLSPGALALLRMASVLGRELEELVLIASSGADDVEAMEGLAELSRRHVLETAEPGHLRFVHDKLREIAYAEIPDRERLKLHTAAAIALEARYAASPDLPLAYPQLAHHFAMAGAVEKALEYLERAGDQALATGASAEARELYRRAIALDDGRHASGRAEKLRRARWERRLGQANYNLGDLRDAERHCVQALSLLERPVARVFEAQQAPGDSARKLGEPYASSAETVAISALQLGRQLLHLGGVPIHLAQEETERERLAEAALAAELLSETYLFQNKATLAFVAALEATNAAAGLGPSPALARGYATLSVAFGYVPWTSVVNAYAQRAEQTAAASRDGQAGAFVAFMRGLTALGDGRCQEARVLLERAEQGAERVGNRRRQEECLALLGTAAHFEGAWAEALARFATLQASARRSNNAQGLVWANSGRSQTLIVLGDGEEAAELLEELLLSAEQSGDRAQQITLGQLALAHALRGDRAAALQTAERTLGLIEVQGKPAAFHCIHGYAATCEVLLSAWEQASSPEERARLGLKARRACAALRQYAQIFPVGRPDALRLTGVFDWLMGHPRRARRGWQRSAEEATRLGLPMHEGFARFEMRRLPAADAERRWNLVLAEGIFERLGINHWRSQVEAARSG
- a CDS encoding ferritin-like domain-containing protein, with the translated sequence MDRTLRFRQLLTSRLFQVAGAAAFATPAGVALSCGGNVVVDPVDGAGGAGSVTSTTSLTTAITTGVTTSVGPTVSVTTTTTSSGGDPTYACFPWLGDAECPSGGNALSYVSQFDCAAPHYAFTTAVLDGPFPELDQCCYVVQQDICGVGRPFLVNGAPMAATARGRAEGGGAGSWSAGGLSPEVEGLDAEEREILARAWAQDGLLEHASVAAFARFALELLAAGAPAALVEAAHRAALDEVRHARLCLSMAATYRGGPVEPGPLPCGGSVSIGPDLAAFAADTAREGCVGETVAAILAAEQLSRATDPAVRKALFGIAEDEARHAELAFRAVAWALRVGGDDVRAAVAEVFDQAARDGVKAGGVNEDPRGVLESHGRLTVGAAREAAARALHEVVLPSARALLA